One Dreissena polymorpha isolate Duluth1 chromosome 9, UMN_Dpol_1.0, whole genome shotgun sequence genomic window carries:
- the LOC127845778 gene encoding uncharacterized protein LOC127845778 isoform X1: MYMSLNSLYIIKQMAKGGYWHDESGHEYVLLRGGIYSQHSQTQWENASVEMCNVMTWLGFGSRIRKARRDAYMENDRLLNARYPGGFKIITTGSKAEGLTSFYESDTDNMFVNEDVMCLEDGLPGDMLPRETTLFTLNTGSCYHGHCRLLLKLRGTVICHNLRDALYDDETGRSFLISDSYIYVLNSATLGPGEVRHSRAGPSLPSSDGANRLDRVPSFVCDCPSILQRWAERRRNWPPPDIVQKVVSLRAFVTPVGHKGSEFKYVEWRICFNTGENKLVSSLNNTQVYIYVILKMVVKDILKPIKKEVTSYTVKNLVFWLAENNHQECFTEKNLFNWLCEGLRELRTALSTTNLSYYMIPERNLIDSCGMNEKQQRTWVEKIGDMVNEGPKLLLRLPKIRQSIVSHPVPLFWYGQRRLEIELLVLKCINRREQCLVVDGVVNESDSMQNSILIRIVQILREVRQRMIEEGSCVNYLNEIFERMLM; this comes from the exons ATGTATATGTCCTTAAACAGTTTGTACATAATTAAACAGATGGCAAAGGGTGGCTACTGGCACGATGAATCAGGACATGAATATGTGCTACTTCGCGGCGGGATTTACAGTCAACATTCTCAG ACTCAGTGGGAAAATGCTTCAGTGGAGATGTGCAATGTGATGACCTGGCTGGGGTTTGGGTCTCGCATCAGAAAGGCACGTAGAGACGCCTATATGGAGAATGATAGGCTGTTAAATGCACGGTATCCTGGTGGGTTTAAGATCATCACTACGGGTAGCAAAGCAGAGGGGCTGACAAGCTTCTATGAGAGTGACACGGACAATATGTTTGTAAACGAAGATGTCATGTGTTTAGAAGACGGATTGCCTGGTGATATGTTACCAAGGGAGactactttgtttacattaaacacCGGTAGCTGCTACCACGGACATTGTAGGCTATTACTAAAGCTACGTGGTACAGTTATTTGCCACAATCTGCGCGATGCCCTGTATGATGATGAAACTGGACGCTCCTTTCTGATCAGTGACTCGTATATTTATGTACTTAATAGCGCAACACTTGGGCCAGGCGAGGTTCGTCATTCACGTGCAGGACCATCACTACCGTCGTCAGATGGCGCAAACCGCCTAGACAGAGTACCTTCGTTTGTCTGTGACTGCCCAAGCATACTTCAAAGATGGGCTGAACGTCGTCGTAATTGGCCACCACCGGATATCGTGCAGAAAGTTGTATCATTGAGAGCATTCGTCACTCCAGTTGGACATAAAGGGAGTGAATTCAAATATGTCGAGTGGAGAATATGCTTTAATACGGGGGAGAATAAACTTGTGAGCAGTCTTAATAACACCCAGGTCtacatatatgttatattaaaaatggTGGTTAAGGATATATTAAAACCAATAAAAAAGGAAGTTACATCTTACACCGTAAAAAACTTAGTTTTTTGGCTTGCGGAGAACAATCATCAAGAATGTTTTACTGAAAAGAATTTGTTTAACTGGCTTTGTGAAGGATTAAGAGAACTAAGAACTGCTTTATCAACGACTAACCTTTCATATTATATGATACCAGAGAGAAACCTAATTGACTCATGTGGCATGAACGAAAAACAACAGCGAACATGGGTGGAAAAAATTGGCGACATGGTCAACGAAGGTCCAAAATTATTACTCAGATTGCCGAAGATAAGGCAATCAATAGTATCTCACCCTGTTCCTTTGTTCTGGTACGGCCAGAGAAGATTAGAGATTGAACTGTTGGTACTGAAATGCATAAACAGACGCGAACAGTGCTTGGTTGTGGATGGTGTTGTTAATGAATCGGATAGTATGCAGAACTCGATACTCATACGTATAGTACAGATCTTGAGAGAAGTCCGTCAGAGGATGATTGAGGAAGGAAGTTGCGTGAATTATCTGAATGAGATTTTTGAAAGGATGCTAATgtaa
- the LOC127845778 gene encoding uncharacterized protein LOC127845778 isoform X2 produces the protein MDKNISEMAKGGYWHDESGHEYVLLRGGIYSQHSQTQWENASVEMCNVMTWLGFGSRIRKARRDAYMENDRLLNARYPGGFKIITTGSKAEGLTSFYESDTDNMFVNEDVMCLEDGLPGDMLPRETTLFTLNTGSCYHGHCRLLLKLRGTVICHNLRDALYDDETGRSFLISDSYIYVLNSATLGPGEVRHSRAGPSLPSSDGANRLDRVPSFVCDCPSILQRWAERRRNWPPPDIVQKVVSLRAFVTPVGHKGSEFKYVEWRICFNTGENKLVSSLNNTQVYIYVILKMVVKDILKPIKKEVTSYTVKNLVFWLAENNHQECFTEKNLFNWLCEGLRELRTALSTTNLSYYMIPERNLIDSCGMNEKQQRTWVEKIGDMVNEGPKLLLRLPKIRQSIVSHPVPLFWYGQRRLEIELLVLKCINRREQCLVVDGVVNESDSMQNSILIRIVQILREVRQRMIEEGSCVNYLNEIFERMLM, from the exons ATGGCAAAGGGTGGCTACTGGCACGATGAATCAGGACATGAATATGTGCTACTTCGCGGCGGGATTTACAGTCAACATTCTCAG ACTCAGTGGGAAAATGCTTCAGTGGAGATGTGCAATGTGATGACCTGGCTGGGGTTTGGGTCTCGCATCAGAAAGGCACGTAGAGACGCCTATATGGAGAATGATAGGCTGTTAAATGCACGGTATCCTGGTGGGTTTAAGATCATCACTACGGGTAGCAAAGCAGAGGGGCTGACAAGCTTCTATGAGAGTGACACGGACAATATGTTTGTAAACGAAGATGTCATGTGTTTAGAAGACGGATTGCCTGGTGATATGTTACCAAGGGAGactactttgtttacattaaacacCGGTAGCTGCTACCACGGACATTGTAGGCTATTACTAAAGCTACGTGGTACAGTTATTTGCCACAATCTGCGCGATGCCCTGTATGATGATGAAACTGGACGCTCCTTTCTGATCAGTGACTCGTATATTTATGTACTTAATAGCGCAACACTTGGGCCAGGCGAGGTTCGTCATTCACGTGCAGGACCATCACTACCGTCGTCAGATGGCGCAAACCGCCTAGACAGAGTACCTTCGTTTGTCTGTGACTGCCCAAGCATACTTCAAAGATGGGCTGAACGTCGTCGTAATTGGCCACCACCGGATATCGTGCAGAAAGTTGTATCATTGAGAGCATTCGTCACTCCAGTTGGACATAAAGGGAGTGAATTCAAATATGTCGAGTGGAGAATATGCTTTAATACGGGGGAGAATAAACTTGTGAGCAGTCTTAATAACACCCAGGTCtacatatatgttatattaaaaatggTGGTTAAGGATATATTAAAACCAATAAAAAAGGAAGTTACATCTTACACCGTAAAAAACTTAGTTTTTTGGCTTGCGGAGAACAATCATCAAGAATGTTTTACTGAAAAGAATTTGTTTAACTGGCTTTGTGAAGGATTAAGAGAACTAAGAACTGCTTTATCAACGACTAACCTTTCATATTATATGATACCAGAGAGAAACCTAATTGACTCATGTGGCATGAACGAAAAACAACAGCGAACATGGGTGGAAAAAATTGGCGACATGGTCAACGAAGGTCCAAAATTATTACTCAGATTGCCGAAGATAAGGCAATCAATAGTATCTCACCCTGTTCCTTTGTTCTGGTACGGCCAGAGAAGATTAGAGATTGAACTGTTGGTACTGAAATGCATAAACAGACGCGAACAGTGCTTGGTTGTGGATGGTGTTGTTAATGAATCGGATAGTATGCAGAACTCGATACTCATACGTATAGTACAGATCTTGAGAGAAGTCCGTCAGAGGATGATTGAGGAAGGAAGTTGCGTGAATTATCTGAATGAGATTTTTGAAAGGATGCTAATgtaa
- the LOC127845778 gene encoding uncharacterized protein LOC127845778 isoform X3, translating to MAKGGYWHDESGHEYVLLRGGIYSQHSQTQWENASVEMCNVMTWLGFGSRIRKARRDAYMENDRLLNARYPGGFKIITTGSKAEGLTSFYESDTDNMFVNEDVMCLEDGLPGDMLPRETTLFTLNTGSCYHGHCRLLLKLRGTVICHNLRDALYDDETGRSFLISDSYIYVLNSATLGPGEVRHSRAGPSLPSSDGANRLDRVPSFVCDCPSILQRWAERRRNWPPPDIVQKVVSLRAFVTPVGHKGSEFKYVEWRICFNTGENKLVSSLNNTQVYIYVILKMVVKDILKPIKKEVTSYTVKNLVFWLAENNHQECFTEKNLFNWLCEGLRELRTALSTTNLSYYMIPERNLIDSCGMNEKQQRTWVEKIGDMVNEGPKLLLRLPKIRQSIVSHPVPLFWYGQRRLEIELLVLKCINRREQCLVVDGVVNESDSMQNSILIRIVQILREVRQRMIEEGSCVNYLNEIFERMLM from the exons ATGGCAAAGGGTGGCTACTGGCACGATGAATCAGGACATGAATATGTGCTACTTCGCGGCGGGATTTACAGTCAACATTCTCAG ACTCAGTGGGAAAATGCTTCAGTGGAGATGTGCAATGTGATGACCTGGCTGGGGTTTGGGTCTCGCATCAGAAAGGCACGTAGAGACGCCTATATGGAGAATGATAGGCTGTTAAATGCACGGTATCCTGGTGGGTTTAAGATCATCACTACGGGTAGCAAAGCAGAGGGGCTGACAAGCTTCTATGAGAGTGACACGGACAATATGTTTGTAAACGAAGATGTCATGTGTTTAGAAGACGGATTGCCTGGTGATATGTTACCAAGGGAGactactttgtttacattaaacacCGGTAGCTGCTACCACGGACATTGTAGGCTATTACTAAAGCTACGTGGTACAGTTATTTGCCACAATCTGCGCGATGCCCTGTATGATGATGAAACTGGACGCTCCTTTCTGATCAGTGACTCGTATATTTATGTACTTAATAGCGCAACACTTGGGCCAGGCGAGGTTCGTCATTCACGTGCAGGACCATCACTACCGTCGTCAGATGGCGCAAACCGCCTAGACAGAGTACCTTCGTTTGTCTGTGACTGCCCAAGCATACTTCAAAGATGGGCTGAACGTCGTCGTAATTGGCCACCACCGGATATCGTGCAGAAAGTTGTATCATTGAGAGCATTCGTCACTCCAGTTGGACATAAAGGGAGTGAATTCAAATATGTCGAGTGGAGAATATGCTTTAATACGGGGGAGAATAAACTTGTGAGCAGTCTTAATAACACCCAGGTCtacatatatgttatattaaaaatggTGGTTAAGGATATATTAAAACCAATAAAAAAGGAAGTTACATCTTACACCGTAAAAAACTTAGTTTTTTGGCTTGCGGAGAACAATCATCAAGAATGTTTTACTGAAAAGAATTTGTTTAACTGGCTTTGTGAAGGATTAAGAGAACTAAGAACTGCTTTATCAACGACTAACCTTTCATATTATATGATACCAGAGAGAAACCTAATTGACTCATGTGGCATGAACGAAAAACAACAGCGAACATGGGTGGAAAAAATTGGCGACATGGTCAACGAAGGTCCAAAATTATTACTCAGATTGCCGAAGATAAGGCAATCAATAGTATCTCACCCTGTTCCTTTGTTCTGGTACGGCCAGAGAAGATTAGAGATTGAACTGTTGGTACTGAAATGCATAAACAGACGCGAACAGTGCTTGGTTGTGGATGGTGTTGTTAATGAATCGGATAGTATGCAGAACTCGATACTCATACGTATAGTACAGATCTTGAGAGAAGTCCGTCAGAGGATGATTGAGGAAGGAAGTTGCGTGAATTATCTGAATGAGATTTTTGAAAGGATGCTAATgtaa